GACCATGTTCTCGTTGACCAGCACCGGAACGTGGTTCTTGCCGTTGTGCACGGCGATGGTGAAACCCACCATCTCCGGCAGAATCATGGAGCGACGCGACCAGGTCTTGATCGGGCGCTTGCTACCGGCCGCAGCCTCCACCTTCTTGACCAGGTGGTGATCGACGAACGGGCCTTTCTTGAGTGAACGTGCCATGGTCGATTAGCCCCTACGATCGCGGACGATGAATTGCTGCGTGCGCTTGTTATGGCGCGTCTTGTAACCCTTGGTCGGCACGCCCCACGGGGTGACCGGGTGCGGGTTGCCCTGGCCGGCCTTGGCCTCACCACCGCCGTGCGGATGGTCGACCGGGTTCATGGCCGCACCGCGAACGGTTGGACGCACGCCGCGCCAACGCTTGGCACCGGCCTTGCCCAGCTTCTCGAGGCTGTGCTCGTCGTTGCCGACTTCGCCGATCGTGGCGCAGCACTCGGCCGGAACCTTGCGCATCTCGCCCGAACGCAGGCGCAGCGTGGCGAAGCCCTGCTCACGCGCGACCAGCTGGACCGAGGCGCCGGCGGCGCGGGCGATCTGGGCGCCCTTGCCGACCTTCAGCTCGATGCAGTGCACCGTGGTGCCGACCGGGATGTTCAGAAGCGGCAGGGTGTTGCCGGTGCGGATCGGGGCGTCGCGGCCCGCGATCACCTGGTCGCCGGCCTTCAGGCCCTTGGGCGCGATGATGTAGCGGCGCTCACCGTCGACGTAGCACAGCAGCGCGATGTGCGCGGTGCGATTCGGGTCGTACTCGATGCGCTCGACGCGGGCGGGAATGCCGACCTTGTCGCGCTTGAAGTCGATGATGCGGTAATGCTGCTTGTGGCCACCACCGATATGACGGGTGGTGATGCGACCGTGGTGGTTGCGACCGCCGGACTTGCTCTGCTTCTCCAGGAGCGGAGCGTGCGGAGCACCCTTGTGCAGGTCGGGCGTCACCACGCGCACGGCCGAACGGCGGCCGGCGGAAGTGGGTTTGAATTTCATCAATGGCATGTGGGTCTACCTCAGGCCGTGGCCGACACGTCGATGGCCTGGCCGTCGGCCAGACGCACATACGCCTTGCGCCAGTCGCCGCGACGGCCACCGCGGTTACGGAAGGACTTGTTCTTGCCCTTGACGTTGACCACGTTGACGGCCTCGACCTTGACGTCGAACAGCTGCTCGACCGCGGCCTTGACATCGGCCTTGGTGGCGTCGTTCGAGACTTCGAAGACGTACTGGTTGCTTACTTCCTGCAGACGTGCAGTCTTTTCGGACACGCGCGGGGCGCGCAGCACGCTGAAGATTTTCTCGTTGCTGATCATGCCAGCCACTCCTCGATCTTCTTCACCGCATCGGCGGTGATCACGACAGTGTCGGCACCGACCAGCGACGCCGGATCCAGCGCCTGCACGTCGCGCACTTCCACGTAGGGAAGGTTGCGAGCGGACAGATACAGGTGCTCCGAAGCATCCTCGGTGACGATCAGCGGACGCTTGCCGACGTTCAGTTCCTTGAGCTTGGAGACCAGGCCCTTGGTGCTGGAGGCATCGACGTTGAAGGCGTCGACGACGGTCAGGCGGTCCTGGCGAGCCAGCTCGCTCAGGATGGCCTTCATCGCGGCGCGATACATCTTGCGGTTGACCTTCTGGTCGAAGCTACGCGGCTTGGCCGCGAAGGTCACGCCGCCGCCGACGAAGATCGGGGCCGTCAGGGCGCCATGACGCGCGCCGCCGCCCTTCTGCTTCTTCGACTTCTTGGTGGTGCCGTTGACTTCCGCACGGGTCTTCTGGGCCTTGGTGCCCGCACGACCGGCGTTGCGGTAGGCGACGACGACCTGGTGCACCAGGTCCTGACTGAATTCGCGACCGAACACTTCGTCGGAGACCGACAGTTTGTTGGCGCTGCCGTTGATGGCGAGTTCCATGTTGGTTCTCCTTATGCCTTGCTCGCCGGACGCACGATCACGTCGCCACCCGGCGCACCCGGCACGGCGCCGCGGACGGCGATCAGGCCGCGCTCGGCGTCCACGCGGACGACTTCCAGGTTCTGCGTGCTCTGCTGCACGGCGCCCATGTGGCCGGACATCTTCTTGCCCGGGAACACACGGCCGGGGGTCTGACGCTGGCCCAGCGAACCCGGCGCGCGATGCGACAGCGAGTTACCGTGGGTGGCGTCGCCCATGCGGAAGTTCCAGCGCTTGATCGTGCCCTGGAAGCCCTTGCCCTTGGTCACGCCCTGGACGTCGACCTTCTGGCCCACTTCAAAGATGTCGGCCTTGATCTCGCCGCCGACGCTGAAGTCACCGATCTTGTCGGCTTCCACGCGCAGCTCCCACAGGCCGCGACCGGCTTCGACCTTGGCCTTGGCCAGGTGACCGGCGACCGGCTTGGTGATCAGCGCAGCGCGACGCGAACCCACGGCGACCTGCACGGCGCTGTAGCCGTCAGTCTCGGAGGTCTTGATCTGGGTGATGCGGTTCGGGGTGGCTTCGATCAGGGTGACCGGGATGGACTTGCCATCTTCGGTGAACACCCGGGTCATGCCGGCCTTGCGGCCAACGATGCCCAACGAATATTTCTTCGCAGTCATGGTCGGTGCCTTTAGGTCAGCTTGATCTGGACGTCAACGCCAGCCGCCAGCTCGAGCTTCATCAGCGCGTCGACGGTCTTGTCGTTGGGATCGACGATGTCCAGCACGCGCTTGTGCGTACGGGTCTCGTACTGGTCGCGCGCGTCCTTGTCGGCGTGCGGCGACACCAGGATGGTGTAGCGTTCAATCTTGGTCGGCAGCGGGATCGGGCCGCGCACCTGCGCGCCGGTCCGCTTGGCCGTTTCGACGATCTCGCTCGCCGAGCGATCGATCAGGCGATGATCGTAGGCCTTGAGCCTGATACGGATCTTCTGGTCCGCCATGACGGTTTCCTGTGTTGAAAGAGCGACGGGCGCGGCCTCTGGGATGCCTTGCCCCGGTAATGGTCCACAAGCTTTTTTCTCGAAGTCCCTGCGCCTTGAGTCACCCCTTGCCGGGGGACGCGCCGGGGCCGCGAGGGCCCGGGAATCTTCCTGAAAAACAAGGCAGACCGATGAACGGCCTGCCCAGACGAAAGAGTATAGAACGCGTCAACTGCGCCCGTCAACAGCCCGGACGCATGGCGACGCGAAAAGTCGCCTTTTCGCGCCACCGGTTCACACGTTCAACGTCCTTATCTGGCGAACACGAGGCGCTTCCTGCACCTCTTTTCGCGGTAGGCCGGCCACACCTCCCAGGGAGGGGCCGGCGGGTATTGCGGTGTTGACCTGGTCCCGGACTGGCCGGGGCGTGCAGTCTACTTCATCGGAGCGGTGGATCCCCGCTTTCGCGGGGATGACGTTCCGGCAAAGGCGCCCGCGCTTGCGCGCGAGCGCGCCATCACATCACTTGATGATCTTGGCCACCACGCCGGCGCCGACGGTACGGCCGCCCTCGCGGATCGCGAAGCGCAGGCCTTCGTCCATCGCCACCGGGTTGATCAGCGTGACCTTCATCTTCACGTTGTCGCCCGGCATCACCATCTCGGTGCCTTCCGGCAGCTCGATCGCACCGGTGATGTCGGTGGTGCGGAAGTAGAACTGCGGACGGTAGCCCTTGAAGAACGGCGTGTGACGGCCACCCTCGTCCTTGGACAGCACGTACACCTCGGCCTCGAACTCGGTGTGCGGGGTGATCGAACCCGGCTTGGCCAGCACCTGGCCGCGCTCCACGTCGTCACGCTTGGTGCCGCGCAGCAGCAGGCCCGCGTTGTCGCCCGCCTGGCCCTGGTCCAGCAGCTTGCGGAACATTTCCACGCCGGTCACGGTCGTCTTCTGGGTCGGACGGATACCGACGATCTCGATTTCCTCGCCCACCTTGATCACGCCGCGCTCGATACGGCCGGTCACCACGGTGCCGCGGCCCGAGATCGAGAACACGTCTTCCACCGGCATCAGGAACGCCTTGTCGACGTCACGCTCCGGGGTCGGGATCCAGGTGTCCAGCGCCTCGACCAGCTTCAGGATCGCCGGCACGCCGATCTCCGACTGGTCGCCTTCCAGCGCCAGACGGGCCGAACCGTGGATGATCGGGGTGTCGTCGCCCGGGAACTCGTACTTGCTCAGCAGTTCGCGGACTTCCATCTCCACCAGCTCCAGCAGCTCGGCGTCGTCCACCATGTCGGCCTTGTTCAGGAACACGACGATGTACGGCACGCCCACCTGGCGCGAGAGCAGGATGTGCTCGCGGGTCTGCGGCATCGGGCCGTCAGCGGCCGAGCACACCAGGATCGCACCGTCCATCTGGGCGGCGCCGGTGATCATGTTCTTCACGTAGTCGGCGTGGCCCGGGCAGTCCACGTGCGCGTAGTGGCGGCTCGGCGATTCGTATTCCACGTGCGCCGTGGAAATCGTGATGCCGCGCGCCTTCTCTTCCGGCGCCGCGTCGATCGCGTCGTAGGCCTTGAACTCGCCGCCGAAACGCTCCGCGCCCACCTTGGTCAGCGCCGCCGTCAGCGTCGTCTTGCCATGGTCAACGTGACCGATCGTGCCCACGTTCACGTGCGGCTTGGTGCGCTCGAACTTACCCTTTGCCATTGTCGTAATCCTTCAAAAGTTGTGTCAGTTGGAATGCGGTGCGGAGCGGTCGATTACTTTTTGGTGACTGCTTCGGCGATGTTGGCCGGCGCTTCGGCGTAGTGGTCGAACTCCATCGAGAAGGTCGCGCGACCCTGCGACATCGAGCGCAGCGTGGTGGCGTAGCCGAACATCTCGCCCAGCGGCACCATGGCGTTGATGACCTTGCCCGACGGGCTTTCGTCCTGGCCCTGCAGGATGCCGCGACGACGGCTCACGTCGCCCATCACGTCACCCAGGTAATCCTCGGGCGTGACGATCTCGACCTTCATCATCGGCTCGAGCAGGACCGGCGAAGCCTTGGAGAAGGCCTCCTTGAACGCCATCGAGCCGGCGACCTTGAACGCCATTTCGTTGGAGTCCACGTCGTGGAACGAACCGTCGACGGCCTTGACCGCGACGTCCACCACCGGGAAGCCGGCCAGCGGACCATTGCGCATGGCCTCTTCGATGCCCTTGCCCGCGGCGGCGACGTATTCCTTCGGCACCACGCCACCGACGATCGCGCTCTCGTAGCTGAAGCCCGCGCCACGCTCGGCCGGCTCCATCTCGATCACGATGTGGCCGTACTGGCCGCGACCGCCCGACTGGCGCACGAACTTGCCGTCCTGCTTGACGCCCTTGCGGATCGTCTCGCGGTAGGCCACCTGCGGCTTGCCGACGTTGGCTTCAACGTTGAACTCGCGCTTCATGCGGTCGACGATGATTTCCAGGTGCAGCTCGCCCATGCCGGCGATGATGGTCTGGCCGGATTCCTCGTCGGTCCGCACGCGGAACGAGGGATCTTCCTGCGCCAGGCGACCCAGCGCCAGGCCCATCTTCTCCTGGTCGGACTTGGTCTTCGGCTCGACCGCCATCGAGATCACCGGCTCCGGGAACGTCATGCGCTCCAGGGTGATGATCTTGTCCTGCGCGCACAGCGTGTCGCCGGTGGTGACGTCCTTCAGACCCACCGCCGCGGCGATGTCGCCCGCGCGCACTTCCTTGATCTCCTCGCGGTTGTTGGAGTGCATCTGCAGGATGCGGCCCACGCGCTCCTTCTTCGACTTGACCGGGTTGTAGACCTGGTCGCCGGAGTTGAGCACGCCCGAGTAGACGCGGAAGAAGGTCAGCGAGCCCACGAACGGGTCGGTCATGATCTTGAACGCCAGCGCCGAGAAGGGCTCGTTGTCGCCCGCCTTGCGGCTGTCTTCCTGCTCGTTCTCGTCGATGCCCTGCACCGGCGGACGATCCACCGGCGACGGCAGCAGCTGGATCACGCCGTCGAGCATGGCCTGCACGCCCTTGTTCTTGAAGGCGGTGCCGCAGTAGACCGGCACGATCTCCACGCGCAGGGTGCGCTCGCGCAGACCGCTCAGGATCTCGGCCTCGGACAGGTCGCCCTCGTTGAGGTACTTGTCCATCAGCTCTTCGCTGGCCTCGGCCGCGGCCTCGACCATGAAGCTGCGGGCCTCGTCGGCCTTGGACTTCAGCTCGGCGGGGATGTCGCGGTACTCGAACACGGTGCCCTGCGAGGCGGTATCCCAGTGGATCGCCTTCATCTTGACCAGGTCGATCACGCCCTCGAAGCCGTCCTCGGCGCCGATCGGCACCTGCATCGGCACGGCGTACGCGCCCAGGCGGGCCTTGAGCTGGTCCACGACCTTGTCGAAGTTGGCGCCGGTGCGGTCCATCTTGTTGACGAACGCCAGACGCGGCACGGCGTACTTGTTGGCCTGACGCCACACGGTCTCGGACTGCGGCTGCACGCCGCCGACGGCGCACAGCACGAACACCGCGCCGTCGAGCACGCGCAGCGAACGCTCGACTTCGATGGTGAAGTCGACGTGGCCGGGGGTGTCGATGATGTTGAAGCGGTGCTGCGGCATGGACTTGTCCATACCCGTCCAGAACGCCGTGGTGGCGGCGGACGTGATGGTGATGCCGCGCTCCTGCTCCTGCTCCATCCAGTCCATCGTGGCGGCGCCATCGTGCACCTCACCGATCTTGTGGCTGACACCGGTGTAGAACAGGATGCGCTCCGACGTGGTGGTCTTGCCCGCGTCGATGTGGGCCATGATGCCGAAGTTGCGGTAACGCTCGATGGGAGTGGTGCGAGCCACGAGGAGTCTCTCTTTTTGATGAAAAGAACGTCGCGCCATGGGCGCGGACGGGAGCGATGATCACGGGTCCTAAAGACCGAATGCCGCCCGGGGGCGGCTTTCGCTGTCGTGCGCGATGATCAGCGCGTTGTGTGGCGCCTAAATGGCGCCTGGGGCCCGAAGATTCAAGGCCCCGGCATTGCCTTACCAGCGATAGTGCGCGAAGGCCTTGTTGGCTTCGGCCATGCGGTGGGTTTCTTCACGCTTCTTGATGGCGCCGCCACGGTTCTCGGAGGCGTCGATCAGTTCGGCGGCCAGCTTGCGCGGCATGGTGTTCTCGCCACGCTTGCGCGCCGACTCGATCAGCCAGCGCATGGCCAGGGCCAGGCGGCGCGAGGCGCGCACTTCGACCGGCACCTGATAGGTGGCACCACCGACGCGGCGCGACTTGACCTCGACGGCCGGCGCGACGTTGTCCAGCGCCTTCTCGACCAGCTCGAGGGCGTTGGGATTCTTTTCGCCGATGACGTCCATGGCGCCGTAGACGATCTTCTCGGCCACGGACTTCTTGCCGCTCAGCATCACCATGTTGATGAAGCGGGCGATGGTGTGGCTGCCGTGCTTGGGATCGGGCAGAACGGTGCGCTGCGGCGCGGAACCTTTACGAGACATGTCTTATTCCCTTAGCTCTTCGGACGCTTGGCGCCGTACTTGGAACGGGCCTGGCGGCGCTTGGCGACGCCGGCGGCATCGAGCGAACCGCGCACGGTGTGGTAACGCACGCCCGGCAGGTCCTTGACGCGACCGCCGCGGATCAGCACCACCGAGTGCTCCTGCAGGTTGTGCCCTTCGCCACCGATGTAGCTGATGACTTCTTCCTGGTTGGTCAGGCGCACCTTGGCCACCTTGCGCAGCGCCGAGTTCGGCTTCTTGGGCGTGGTGGTGTAGACGCGCGTGCAGACGCCGCGGCGCTGCGGACAGTTGTCGAGTGCCGGCGAGGCGCTCTTGTAGGTCGTCGCCTGCCGCGGCTTGCGGACCAGCTGGTTGATCGTTGCCATCTTTGGATTCTTTGGATGAAGGCCGTGACGCCGGGCCTTTTGCGTGAAAACGACGGCAGGCCGTAGATGCGGCCTGCCGAGACAGGAGAGTATAGCTGGCAGCGGAATTTGTCGTCAACCGACGAATCCCTCAACTGCCGTCTGGCCGGTCCCAGGCCGGGATACGGGGCGCATCCTGCACCCCCTTCCGCTTGGTCGGGCCGGCCCCGCGGGGCCGGCCCGTCTTGCTTAGGCTTACTGCTCGGTGCTGCTTTCCGACTCGGCTTCGCCACCTTCGGCCACGGCCTCGGCGGTCACCGGCCCGGACAGGGCGGCCATCTCCGACTCGGTCAGGCCCGAGGCGTTGCGGCGGCGCTGGCTGTGGTAGGTCAGGCCGGTGCCGGCCGGGATCAGACGGCCGACGATCACGTTCTCCTTCAGGCCACGCAGGCTGTCGCGGGTGCCGCGCACGGCCGCCTCGGTCAGCACGCGGGTGGTCTCCTGGAAGGAGGCCGCGGAGATGAACGACTCGGTCGCCAGCGAGGCCTTGGTGATGCCCAGCAGGACCGGCTCGTACTGCGCGGGCAGCTCGTTGCGGGCCACCAGCTTGGCGTTCTCCTCGATCACGCGCTGCTTCTCGACCTGCTCGCCCGCCAGGAACTTGCTGTTGCCCGCGTCGGTGATCTCCACCTTGCGCAGCATCTGGCGGGTGATCACCTCGATGTGCTTGTCGTTGATCTTCACGCCCTGCAGGCGGTAGACGTCCTGGATTTCCTTGACCAGGTACGCGGCCAGCGGCTCGACCCCCAGCAGGCGCAGGATGTCCTGCGGGCTCGGCTCGCCGTCCACGATGGTCTCGCCCTTGGCCACGTGCTCGCCTTCGAACACGATGATCTGGCGGAACTTGGGAATCAGCTCCTCGTGCTCGTTGCCGTCGGTGTCCTTGATGATCAGGCGCTGCTTGCCCTTGGTGTCCTTGCCGAAGCTGATCACGCCCGAGCGCTCGGCCAGGATCGCCGGATCCTTGGGCTTGCGCGCCTCGAACAGGTCGGCCACGCGCGGCAGACCACCGGTGATGTCGCGGGTCTTGGACGCTTCCTGCGGCACCTTGGTGACCACGTCGCCCACGCCGACGGCGGCGCCGTCCTGCAGGTTGACCACCGAACGCGGCGGCAGCAGGTACTGGGCCGGCATGTCGGTGCCGGGGATCGACAGATCCTTGCCGTCCTTGTCGACGATGCGCACCAGCGGACGCAGGTCCTTGCCCTGCGAGCCACGACGCTTGGGATCGGTGATCTCACGCGAGGCCAGACCGGTCAGTTCGTCGGTCTTCTCGATGACGGTGATGCCGTCGACGAAGTCCACGAAGCGCACGAAACCGGCCACTTCCGACACGATCGGGTGGTTATGCGGATCCCAGTTGGCCACGGTCTGGCCGGCCTTGACCGCATCGCCGTCCTTGACGGTGATGGTGGCGCCGTAGGGCAGCTTGTAGCGCTCGCGCTCGCGGCCGTGGGCGTCCAGCACCGACAGTTCGCCCGAACGCGACACCGCCACCAGCGAACCGTTGGCGTGCTCGACCGACTTGAGGTTGTTGAACTTGACCGAACCGGTGGTCTTGACCGTGATGTTGTCCACGGCGGCAGCACGCGAAGCGGCACCACCGATGTGGAACGTGCGCATGGTCAGCTGCGTGCCGGGCTCGCCGATCGACTGGGCGGCGATGACGCCGACCGCTTCGCCGATGTTGACGATGTGGCCACGGGCCAGGTCGCGGCCATAGCAGTGCGAGCACACGCCGAAGTCCGAGGCGCAGGTGATGGTCGAACGGACCTTCACCATCTGCACGCCGGCATCTTCCAGCTTCTGCACCCAAGCCTCGTCCAGCAGCGTGTTGCGGGTGACGATCGGATCCTCGTCGTTGCCGGGCAGGAACACGTCCTCGGCCACGATGCGGCCCAGCACGCGGTCCTTCAGCGGCTCGACCACGTCGCCGCCTTCCACGATCGGGGTCATGGTCAGGCCTTCGGTGGTGCCGCAATCGACCTCGGTGATCACCACGTCCTGCGCCACGTCGACCAGGC
The window above is part of the Pseudoxanthomonas sp. X-1 genome. Proteins encoded here:
- the rplW gene encoding 50S ribosomal protein L23; translated protein: MISNEKIFSVLRAPRVSEKTARLQEVSNQYVFEVSNDATKADVKAAVEQLFDVKVEAVNVVNVKGKNKSFRNRGGRRGDWRKAYVRLADGQAIDVSATA
- the fusA gene encoding elongation factor G, with protein sequence MARTTPIERYRNFGIMAHIDAGKTTTSERILFYTGVSHKIGEVHDGAATMDWMEQEQERGITITSAATTAFWTGMDKSMPQHRFNIIDTPGHVDFTIEVERSLRVLDGAVFVLCAVGGVQPQSETVWRQANKYAVPRLAFVNKMDRTGANFDKVVDQLKARLGAYAVPMQVPIGAEDGFEGVIDLVKMKAIHWDTASQGTVFEYRDIPAELKSKADEARSFMVEAAAEASEELMDKYLNEGDLSEAEILSGLRERTLRVEIVPVYCGTAFKNKGVQAMLDGVIQLLPSPVDRPPVQGIDENEQEDSRKAGDNEPFSALAFKIMTDPFVGSLTFFRVYSGVLNSGDQVYNPVKSKKERVGRILQMHSNNREEIKEVRAGDIAAAVGLKDVTTGDTLCAQDKIITLERMTFPEPVISMAVEPKTKSDQEKMGLALGRLAQEDPSFRVRTDEESGQTIIAGMGELHLEIIVDRMKREFNVEANVGKPQVAYRETIRKGVKQDGKFVRQSGGRGQYGHIVIEMEPAERGAGFSYESAIVGGVVPKEYVAAAGKGIEEAMRNGPLAGFPVVDVAVKAVDGSFHDVDSNEMAFKVAGSMAFKEAFSKASPVLLEPMMKVEIVTPEDYLGDVMGDVSRRRGILQGQDESPSGKVINAMVPLGEMFGYATTLRSMSQGRATFSMEFDHYAEAPANIAEAVTKK
- the rpsJ gene encoding 30S ribosomal protein S10, which codes for MADQKIRIRLKAYDHRLIDRSASEIVETAKRTGAQVRGPIPLPTKIERYTILVSPHADKDARDQYETRTHKRVLDIVDPNDKTVDALMKLELAAGVDVQIKLT
- the rplB gene encoding 50S ribosomal protein L2, producing MPLMKFKPTSAGRRSAVRVVTPDLHKGAPHAPLLEKQSKSGGRNHHGRITTRHIGGGHKQHYRIIDFKRDKVGIPARVERIEYDPNRTAHIALLCYVDGERRYIIAPKGLKAGDQVIAGRDAPIRTGNTLPLLNIPVGTTVHCIELKVGKGAQIARAAGASVQLVAREQGFATLRLRSGEMRKVPAECCATIGEVGNDEHSLEKLGKAGAKRWRGVRPTVRGAAMNPVDHPHGGGEAKAGQGNPHPVTPWGVPTKGYKTRHNKRTQQFIVRDRRG
- the rplD gene encoding 50S ribosomal protein L4; this translates as MELAINGSANKLSVSDEVFGREFSQDLVHQVVVAYRNAGRAGTKAQKTRAEVNGTTKKSKKQKGGGARHGALTAPIFVGGGVTFAAKPRSFDQKVNRKMYRAAMKAILSELARQDRLTVVDAFNVDASSTKGLVSKLKELNVGKRPLIVTEDASEHLYLSARNLPYVEVRDVQALDPASLVGADTVVITADAVKKIEEWLA
- the rpsS gene encoding 30S ribosomal protein S19 — protein: MARSLKKGPFVDHHLVKKVEAAAGSKRPIKTWSRRSMILPEMVGFTIAVHNGKNHVPVLVNENMVGHKLGEFAVTRTFKGHGGDKKAGGKK
- the rpsL gene encoding 30S ribosomal protein S12 produces the protein MATINQLVRKPRQATTYKSASPALDNCPQRRGVCTRVYTTTPKKPNSALRKVAKVRLTNQEEVISYIGGEGHNLQEHSVVLIRGGRVKDLPGVRYHTVRGSLDAAGVAKRRQARSKYGAKRPKS
- the rpsG gene encoding 30S ribosomal protein S7; this translates as MSRKGSAPQRTVLPDPKHGSHTIARFINMVMLSGKKSVAEKIVYGAMDVIGEKNPNALELVEKALDNVAPAVEVKSRRVGGATYQVPVEVRASRRLALAMRWLIESARKRGENTMPRKLAAELIDASENRGGAIKKREETHRMAEANKAFAHYRW
- the tuf gene encoding elongation factor Tu, producing MAKGKFERTKPHVNVGTIGHVDHGKTTLTAALTKVGAERFGGEFKAYDAIDAAPEEKARGITISTAHVEYESPSRHYAHVDCPGHADYVKNMITGAAQMDGAILVCSAADGPMPQTREHILLSRQVGVPYIVVFLNKADMVDDAELLELVEMEVRELLSKYEFPGDDTPIIHGSARLALEGDQSEIGVPAILKLVEALDTWIPTPERDVDKAFLMPVEDVFSISGRGTVVTGRIERGVIKVGEEIEIVGIRPTQKTTVTGVEMFRKLLDQGQAGDNAGLLLRGTKRDDVERGQVLAKPGSITPHTEFEAEVYVLSKDEGGRHTPFFKGYRPQFYFRTTDITGAIELPEGTEMVMPGDNVKMKVTLINPVAMDEGLRFAIREGGRTVGAGVVAKIIK
- the rplC gene encoding 50S ribosomal protein L3, yielding MTAKKYSLGIVGRKAGMTRVFTEDGKSIPVTLIEATPNRITQIKTSETDGYSAVQVAVGSRRAALITKPVAGHLAKAKVEAGRGLWELRVEADKIGDFSVGGEIKADIFEVGQKVDVQGVTKGKGFQGTIKRWNFRMGDATHGNSLSHRAPGSLGQRQTPGRVFPGKKMSGHMGAVQQSTQNLEVVRVDAERGLIAVRGAVPGAPGGDVIVRPASKA